A region from the Desulfomarina profundi genome encodes:
- a CDS encoding tripartite tricarboxylate transporter TctB family protein produces the protein MTREKTGALVILLFSVAYGLLATKIPLSFLSEQEVFTARTMPYALAVAGIVLSLAIIILPTVDPEGKASLGEATKGMDWSTAILLVVLMLVFGLIMKWLGFILSSILFLLCGFRILGETRIRLMLFSAIPLVLALWCIMSLLLGVYIAPGEIFYQLGVL, from the coding sequence ATGACACGGGAAAAAACAGGCGCACTGGTCATATTGCTCTTTTCGGTGGCTTATGGACTGCTTGCTACAAAAATCCCCCTTTCCTTTCTCTCGGAACAGGAGGTGTTCACAGCACGGACCATGCCCTACGCCCTGGCTGTTGCCGGTATTGTCCTGTCCCTTGCCATTATTATCCTGCCGACTGTTGATCCGGAAGGCAAGGCGAGTCTTGGCGAAGCCACAAAAGGGATGGACTGGTCCACCGCCATACTCCTTGTTGTCCTGATGCTTGTTTTCGGGCTGATCATGAAATGGCTGGGATTCATCCTTTCCTCCATTCTTTTCCTGCTCTGCGGTTTTCGAATTCTTGGAGAAACACGGATCAGGCTTATGCTCTTTTCAGCAATCCCCCTTGTTCTGGCTCTCTGGTGTATCATGTCTCTGCTGCTTGGAGTGTATATTGCTCCGGGTGAAATCTTCTACCAACTGGGGGTTCTCTGA